The Acinetobacter sp. SAAs474 genome segment ATGTTCGTAATCATACGTTGCATTGTATTTGCACTAAAATTCCCACCTTTTTGAGATAAGAACAGCGCTGAATCGCCCTGATTAATCGACCGTTCAGCGTAAATATATTTCTTAAGTAATTCTTGGGCCGTTGGGTCAACAAGAAAAACTTCTCGATAAACGCCACCTTTGGTATAGGCTGCCAAAAGTCGGATGGTCTCCTTGATTCGACCTTTGTTGTCGATAACGTCTCTGATCTTTAAGGCTGCTAACTCTTTTGCACGTAATCCGAGAAAATGGCTAAACATCATTACCACACGATTACGGTTTGCATTTCTCCCTTTAATGCTTTTCATGGTTAGGTCAAAGTCATCCTGAGTAATAAATGGAGCTTTTCCGTTCTTAATTGCCATAACTATATGTTCTTTATATTGATTAATATAAATTAGGGCATTTTATAAAAAATCACACCCTGATAATAAATTACTTTAACATAGTCATTAAAAAATTAAATGCCCTAAAAGATACATTTTAGGGCATTTATAATGTTTTTAAT includes the following:
- a CDS encoding site-specific integrase, whose translation is MAIKNGKAPFITQDDFDLTMKSIKGRNANRNRVVMMFSHFLGLRAKELAALKIRDVIDNKGRIKETIRLLAAYTKGGVYREVFLVDPTAQELLKKYIYAERSINQGDSALFLSQKGGNFSANTMQRMITNIYKNAGIKASSHSGRRTFATRLIRENVDIYSIQQLMGHSSIQTTQEYFVSDPNLLKAAVYKLSK